In Cycloclasticus sp., a single genomic region encodes these proteins:
- the folK gene encoding 2-amino-4-hydroxy-6-hydroxymethyldihydropteridine diphosphokinase: protein MTTVYLSIGSNIEREKHLRAGINALKKQFGSLILSSVYESDAVGFDGEPFLNLIAAFETELAPAQVDAMLDSIEKDNGRTPEQKKFNPRTLDLDLVLYGDHISQDPNLEIPRDEITRYAFVLEPLAEIAGDLHHPVSNVSYNQLWRDFDKSNIAQKRIHFVWD from the coding sequence ATGACCACCGTTTACCTTAGTATTGGCAGCAATATTGAACGCGAAAAGCACCTTCGCGCGGGTATTAATGCCTTAAAGAAGCAATTTGGCAGCCTTATACTATCTAGCGTTTACGAGTCTGACGCGGTTGGTTTTGATGGCGAGCCATTTCTAAACTTAATTGCCGCCTTTGAAACGGAACTGGCTCCCGCACAAGTGGATGCTATGTTGGATAGCATCGAAAAAGATAATGGCCGCACCCCTGAACAGAAAAAATTTAACCCCCGAACGCTTGATTTAGACTTGGTGTTATACGGCGATCATATTAGCCAAGACCCCAACCTTGAAATCCCTCGCGATGAAATAACCCGTTACGCCTTCGTTCTAGAACCCCTAGCCGAAATTGCTGGCGACCTGCATCATCCCGTTTCAAACGTTTCTTACAATCAATTATGGCGCGACTTCGATAAATCAAATATTGCACAAAAACGCATTCATTTCGTGTGGGACTAA
- a CDS encoding multifunctional CCA addition/repair protein, giving the protein MEIYLVGGAVRDQLLGYPFKDRDYVVVGATVEQMIEQGFTPVGKDFPVFLHPETKAEYALARTERKSGVGYKGFDIYASPEVTLEQDLQRRDLTINAMAQIKGELVDPYGGQADLEAKLLRHVSPNFTEDPLRVLRVARFAARYAHLGFTVAPETMALMQEMVKSGELTALTAERVWQETCRSLGERSPDVFFDVLRQCGGLAIIFPELDVLFGVPQPEKHHPEIDTGIHTMMVLRQSAKLSNSPVVRFAALMHDLGKGLTAVEHWPSHHGHETKGLLALRQLATRLRVPNDYVDLAEKVMEYHSHCHRAFELKAATLLKLLGALGAFRQTEKLEQFLLACEADSKGRLGFEDHAYPQATWLKQAYLAANAVTSKEFVERGLVGKQIGDAIYKKRLQVIQDLKRQGI; this is encoded by the coding sequence ATGGAAATATACCTCGTGGGTGGCGCGGTTAGAGACCAGCTATTAGGCTACCCCTTTAAAGATCGTGATTACGTTGTGGTGGGCGCAACCGTTGAGCAAATGATAGAGCAAGGCTTTACACCCGTTGGCAAAGACTTTCCGGTTTTTCTCCACCCTGAAACTAAGGCCGAGTACGCGTTAGCGAGGACTGAACGTAAGTCTGGTGTGGGTTATAAAGGGTTTGATATTTACGCCTCACCGGAGGTTACCTTAGAACAAGACTTGCAACGGCGTGATTTAACCATAAATGCCATGGCTCAAATTAAAGGTGAGCTGGTTGACCCATATGGTGGGCAGGCCGACTTGGAAGCAAAGCTACTTCGCCATGTTTCGCCTAACTTTACAGAGGACCCTCTGCGGGTATTGAGGGTCGCGCGTTTTGCGGCACGTTATGCGCACCTAGGGTTTACAGTCGCGCCAGAGACCATGGCCTTGATGCAAGAAATGGTTAAAAGTGGCGAGCTAACAGCACTAACGGCCGAGCGCGTTTGGCAAGAAACCTGCCGATCGCTTGGAGAGCGGTCGCCGGATGTTTTCTTTGATGTGTTAAGGCAGTGTGGCGGGTTAGCCATTATTTTCCCGGAGCTAGATGTATTATTCGGTGTGCCCCAACCAGAAAAGCACCACCCTGAAATTGATACCGGTATTCATACCATGATGGTTTTGAGGCAATCCGCTAAATTGTCAAACAGCCCAGTCGTGCGCTTTGCTGCGCTCATGCATGACTTGGGTAAAGGTCTTACCGCAGTTGAACATTGGCCGAGCCATCACGGGCATGAAACAAAAGGGCTGCTTGCTTTGCGACAGTTAGCGACACGCCTACGTGTGCCAAATGACTACGTGGATCTGGCAGAAAAAGTCATGGAGTATCACAGCCATTGTCACCGAGCGTTTGAATTAAAAGCGGCCACGTTATTAAAACTGTTGGGAGCGTTAGGCGCCTTTCGTCAAACAGAAAAGTTAGAACAGTTTTTGCTAGCGTGTGAGGCGGACTCGAAAGGGCGACTAGGCTTTGAAGACCACGCCTACCCACAAGCGACATGGCTTAAGCAGGCTTATCTTGCGGCAAATGCCGTGACCTCAAAAGAGTTTGTTGAACGAGGCCTAGTGGGTAAGCAGATTGGTGATGCGATATACAAAAAACGTCTGCAAGTGATACAGGATTTAAAGCGACAAGGTATTTAA
- the rpsU gene encoding 30S ribosomal protein S21, which translates to MPSVRVKDNEPFDFALRRFKRTCERAGVLAESRKREFYEKPTAERKRKAAAAVKRHLKGLSRTRRALNNLRRGRS; encoded by the coding sequence ATGCCTTCAGTTCGCGTTAAAGATAACGAACCATTTGACTTTGCTTTACGTCGTTTTAAACGTACATGTGAAAGAGCCGGCGTTTTGGCTGAATCACGTAAACGTGAGTTTTATGAAAAACCAACTGCAGAGCGTAAGCGTAAAGCCGCAGCAGCGGTAAAGCGTCATTTGAAAGGTTTGTCTCGTACACGTCGTGCGTTAAACAACCTCCGTCGCGGCCGTAGCTAA
- a CDS encoding YeeE/YedE family protein — MNKVLSALLAGIVFGVGITLSGMVDPNKVVNFLDITGNWDPSLMFVLGGAVITTTIGYRFVFAQGKPLFEEDFHLPTLLKIDRKLLFGSVLFGVGWGLIGYCPGPAVASVGFRPEEPLIVVVSMLAGILLFKVTSKR; from the coding sequence ATGAATAAAGTATTGAGTGCGTTATTAGCAGGTATTGTCTTCGGTGTTGGAATAACGTTATCAGGCATGGTGGACCCAAATAAAGTGGTTAACTTTCTTGATATAACGGGCAATTGGGATCCCAGCTTAATGTTTGTATTAGGCGGAGCGGTGATAACAACAACGATTGGTTATCGTTTTGTTTTTGCCCAAGGTAAGCCACTGTTTGAGGAAGACTTCCATTTACCGACCTTGCTGAAAATAGACCGTAAACTATTGTTTGGGTCGGTATTATTCGGTGTGGGCTGGGGCTTAATCGGATATTGTCCAGGCCCAGCTGTTGCGAGTGTAGGTTTTAGACCTGAAGAGCCACTCATCGTGGTGGTGTCGATGCTGGCGGGTATTTTGTTGTTTAAAGTAACGTCCAAGCGATAA
- a CDS encoding sulfite exporter TauE/SafE family protein — translation MFEIFLYCAAFGILSGVLSGLLGIGGGIVIVPFVAWLLTSNGMPAESIMQTAVATSLATIIITSISAVLAQHRRGAINWKVVKTLTPGIAIGAWFGADLAHFLSSQLLATIFGSFLLINGLRMVMSLKPKPHRQLPGTLPLGIAGSVMGALSTLVGIGGGTITVPYMTWHNVPIKNAIALGSACGLPIALFGAFSFAVIGAQAANLPDSNIGYINIPAFLGISCTSLFAATLGVHLSHTVPTEALKKVFSVILIIVGTKMLLG, via the coding sequence TTGTTTGAAATCTTCTTATATTGCGCGGCCTTTGGCATCCTTTCAGGCGTTTTATCGGGCCTTTTAGGCATTGGCGGCGGCATCGTTATTGTGCCATTCGTTGCATGGCTCCTAACGAGTAATGGTATGCCAGCCGAATCAATCATGCAAACGGCCGTTGCCACTTCATTAGCAACCATTATTATTACCTCTATTTCAGCTGTACTGGCCCAACATCGACGTGGCGCCATTAATTGGAAAGTTGTTAAAACTCTCACCCCTGGCATTGCTATTGGTGCGTGGTTTGGCGCTGATCTAGCACACTTTTTAAGCAGTCAATTACTGGCGACTATATTTGGTTCTTTCTTACTCATAAATGGCCTGCGCATGGTCATGAGTTTAAAGCCTAAACCCCATCGTCAGCTTCCCGGCACTTTACCTTTAGGTATAGCTGGCTCAGTAATGGGCGCGCTATCAACCTTAGTTGGTATTGGTGGTGGAACAATAACGGTGCCTTATATGACGTGGCACAACGTGCCAATTAAAAACGCCATCGCTTTAGGTAGCGCATGCGGCTTACCGATTGCTTTATTTGGCGCGTTCAGTTTTGCCGTCATCGGTGCCCAAGCCGCTAATTTGCCTGACAGCAATATTGGCTATATCAATATCCCCGCCTTTTTGGGTATTAGCTGTACTAGCCTATTTGCCGCAACCTTGGGCGTTCATCTATCGCACACAGTGCCAACAGAGGCTCTTAAAAAAGTCTTTTCTGTTATCCTCATTATCGTTGGCACCAAAATGCTACTAGGTTAA
- a CDS encoding YeeE/YedE thiosulfate transporter family protein, translated as MENFTPYTSLAGGILLGVSASILMYLNGRIAGISGIVAGILNNPSATEKAWRTAFVLGIIGGAFAYAYFFPINIEPREHMTTALLVVGGLVVGFGTAMGGGCTSGHGVCGISRLSLRSITATAAFLVAGIITVYIVNQVIGA; from the coding sequence ATGGAGAATTTCACACCCTATACATCATTAGCGGGCGGCATCTTGTTGGGTGTCAGCGCGAGTATTTTAATGTATTTAAATGGCCGCATTGCAGGCATCAGCGGCATTGTTGCGGGCATTTTAAATAACCCGTCGGCTACAGAAAAAGCGTGGCGAACAGCATTTGTGTTGGGGATTATTGGCGGTGCTTTTGCCTACGCTTACTTTTTCCCAATTAACATCGAGCCTCGTGAACACATGACGACTGCATTGCTAGTTGTAGGAGGGCTTGTCGTAGGTTTTGGAACAGCGATGGGTGGCGGTTGTACCAGTGGTCATGGCGTGTGCGGGATATCACGCCTCTCTTTGAGATCAATAACGGCAACGGCTGCGTTTCTTGTCGCCGGTATTATCACGGTTTACATCGTCAACCAAGTGATAGGAGCGTAA
- the dnaG gene encoding DNA primase, translating into MAGRIPRHFIDDLLARTDIVDVIDSLLPLKKKGANYSACCPFHNEKTPSFTVSQDKQFFHCFGCGVSGSAISFLMDFSHLDFVEAIEELASRAGVEVVQEQGFEQSKPKRDLTPLLQMNDKVSEFYRQQLRQHSAASMATTYLKNRGLTGDVAKTFQLGFAPPGWDNLLSSLGQGEPSLGELKELGLVVTNENNKTYDRFRERIIFPIRNKRGQTIGFGGRVLDSGEPKYLNSPETPLYHKGREVYGLYEALKSSSKIQRIVVVEGYLDVISLYQQGITNTVAALGTAITREHVDLLFRSVSELVICMDGDTAGQKAAWRAVTNALPALRSGRQIKVLLLDEGDDPDSLIREKGAEYFEQLLDKAVPLSSYFFDYLSASNPLTTIEGRASFMEQAKPLLDMLPAGTFAELMKKQLARSVQVSGADVGISSKPKFGRGQSARKLGAAPVSAMRHLITFILHEPELAAKINPAESWLQLNVPGMALLNEILSALRSQHTMSPAMLLERFRGSENEKTINSLYAEERLIVGESVELEFSGAIERLKEQAKSIRYEELLAKSQNLSDGERKELRELMK; encoded by the coding sequence ATGGCTGGTCGAATCCCCCGACATTTTATTGATGACTTATTAGCGCGGACTGATATCGTCGATGTTATTGATAGCTTGCTGCCATTAAAGAAAAAGGGTGCAAACTATTCCGCCTGCTGCCCTTTTCACAACGAAAAAACCCCAAGCTTTACCGTTAGTCAAGATAAGCAGTTTTTCCATTGCTTTGGTTGTGGCGTCAGTGGCTCCGCGATTAGTTTTTTAATGGATTTTAGTCACCTAGATTTTGTCGAGGCGATTGAGGAATTGGCGAGTCGTGCGGGCGTTGAGGTTGTTCAAGAGCAAGGGTTTGAGCAGAGTAAGCCAAAGCGAGACTTGACGCCACTGCTGCAGATGAATGACAAAGTCAGTGAGTTTTATCGACAGCAATTACGTCAGCATAGCGCCGCGAGTATGGCGACAACCTATTTAAAAAACAGAGGCTTGACGGGCGATGTGGCAAAAACCTTTCAATTGGGTTTTGCGCCGCCGGGTTGGGACAATTTACTGTCATCCCTTGGTCAAGGTGAGCCGTCACTGGGCGAGCTTAAAGAGTTAGGCTTGGTGGTCACCAATGAAAACAATAAGACCTACGATCGCTTTCGAGAGCGGATTATCTTTCCTATACGAAATAAGCGTGGTCAGACGATAGGTTTTGGTGGGCGTGTGCTCGATAGTGGCGAGCCAAAATATTTAAATTCACCTGAAACACCCTTGTATCACAAAGGGCGAGAAGTTTATGGCTTGTATGAGGCGCTGAAGTCGTCCAGTAAAATACAGCGCATTGTCGTGGTGGAAGGCTATTTGGACGTTATTTCACTCTATCAACAGGGTATTACAAATACCGTTGCGGCACTCGGCACGGCGATCACACGTGAGCACGTTGACTTGTTATTTCGCTCCGTATCGGAGTTGGTTATTTGTATGGATGGCGATACGGCAGGTCAAAAGGCGGCTTGGCGTGCGGTAACAAATGCCCTGCCTGCCTTGCGTAGTGGTCGGCAAATTAAAGTGCTGCTGCTCGATGAGGGGGATGACCCGGACAGTTTGATCCGTGAAAAGGGTGCGGAATACTTTGAGCAATTGCTTGATAAAGCGGTGCCTTTATCGAGTTATTTTTTTGACTACCTCTCAGCATCAAACCCATTGACGACAATAGAAGGGCGAGCTAGTTTTATGGAGCAAGCGAAACCGTTACTGGATATGCTGCCAGCGGGTACCTTCGCCGAGTTAATGAAAAAGCAACTGGCGAGATCAGTACAGGTCAGTGGTGCCGATGTCGGGATATCATCTAAACCAAAGTTTGGGCGCGGACAATCGGCGCGAAAATTAGGTGCGGCGCCGGTTTCTGCCATGCGGCATTTAATCACCTTTATTTTGCACGAGCCTGAATTAGCGGCAAAAATAAACCCGGCGGAGTCTTGGCTTCAATTGAATGTGCCTGGAATGGCGTTGCTGAATGAAATATTGTCGGCTTTAAGGAGTCAGCATACGATGTCTCCGGCTATGTTGTTGGAGCGTTTCCGTGGCAGTGAGAATGAAAAAACTATCAATAGCTTGTACGCAGAAGAAAGGCTTATTGTGGGCGAGTCGGTTGAGCTTGAGTTTTCAGGGGCGATTGAGCGACTCAAAGAGCAAGCAAAAAGTATTCGTTATGAAGAGTTGTTGGCAAAATCACAGAACTTGAGTGATGGCGAGAGAAAAGAACTTAGAGAATTAATGAAATAG
- the folB gene encoding dihydroneopterin aldolase → MDIIFLRNLRIETIIGIFDWERTVKQPVFFDLEMATDIKKAAASDHIDDTLDYKSLSKAVIDFVEKSNFQLVETLAERVAELIINDFNVPWLRLTLNKKGALRHADDVGIIIERGNKP, encoded by the coding sequence ATGGATATTATTTTTTTACGCAACTTACGCATTGAAACGATCATTGGTATTTTTGATTGGGAGCGAACCGTAAAGCAGCCTGTGTTTTTTGATCTTGAAATGGCCACAGATATTAAAAAGGCCGCTGCTAGCGATCATATTGATGACACGCTGGACTATAAATCGCTATCAAAAGCGGTAATTGATTTCGTTGAAAAAAGTAACTTTCAACTGGTTGAGACGCTGGCTGAAAGAGTGGCCGAACTAATTATTAATGACTTCAATGTGCCGTGGTTAAGACTTACCTTAAATAAAAAAGGCGCGCTGCGCCATGCCGACGATGTGGGTATTATTATTGAACGCGGAAACAAGCCTTAA
- the tsaD gene encoding tRNA (adenosine(37)-N6)-threonylcarbamoyltransferase complex transferase subunit TsaD, with protein sequence MTAKSHLVLGIETSCDETGVALYGSNGLVADTLYSQVEMHAEYGGVVPELASRDHVRKLIPLIKQCFAEAGTNPKNLSGIAYTAGPGLVGALFAGVSVARSLAYAWDIPSIGVHHMEGHLLAPMLESKPPTFPFVALLVSGGHTQLIKVSQVGAYELLGESLDDAAGEAFDKTAKLLKLGYPGGPALAACAEQGDPSRFTFPRPMTNRPGLDFSFSGLKTFALTTSQQHTLDQQTRADIARAFEDAVADTLAIKCKRALIQTGLSTLVVAGGVSANKRLRTTLNNMANGLNAEVFYPRHDFCTDNGAMIAYAGYQRLLAGEHDPLNIQARPRWPLAELNIPQSI encoded by the coding sequence ATGACAGCTAAATCTCACCTTGTTCTTGGCATTGAAACCTCCTGCGATGAGACCGGCGTTGCGCTTTATGGCAGCAATGGCCTAGTAGCAGACACCTTATATAGCCAAGTCGAAATGCACGCAGAATATGGTGGCGTGGTACCTGAGCTTGCATCACGCGATCATGTGCGCAAACTTATTCCGCTGATTAAACAATGTTTTGCCGAAGCCGGTACCAATCCGAAAAACCTTTCGGGTATTGCCTACACCGCAGGGCCCGGACTTGTTGGCGCTCTCTTCGCCGGCGTTAGCGTGGCGCGAAGCTTAGCCTATGCTTGGGACATCCCTTCCATCGGTGTTCATCATATGGAAGGGCACTTATTAGCGCCGATGCTAGAAAGCAAGCCACCAACGTTCCCTTTTGTCGCGCTACTGGTTTCCGGTGGGCACACTCAGCTCATCAAAGTAAGCCAAGTCGGCGCATATGAATTATTGGGCGAGTCGTTAGATGACGCCGCTGGCGAAGCCTTCGATAAAACCGCCAAACTGCTCAAGCTGGGCTACCCTGGCGGACCGGCACTAGCCGCCTGCGCCGAACAAGGTGACCCGTCGCGATTTACCTTTCCACGCCCGATGACCAATAGACCCGGCCTTGATTTTAGCTTTAGCGGCCTCAAAACGTTCGCCTTGACCACTAGCCAACAACACACATTAGACCAACAAACGCGCGCAGACATTGCCCGAGCATTCGAAGATGCCGTTGCCGACACCTTGGCCATAAAATGCAAACGTGCCTTGATACAGACAGGCCTGTCAACGTTAGTGGTTGCCGGTGGCGTTAGCGCAAATAAACGCTTACGCACGACCTTAAACAATATGGCAAATGGCTTGAATGCCGAGGTATTTTATCCACGCCATGATTTTTGCACCGACAACGGCGCCATGATCGCCTACGCTGGTTATCAACGTTTATTGGCTGGCGAACACGACCCGCTCAATATTCAAGCGCGCCCACGCTGGCCGTTAGCCGAACTCAATATTCCTCAATCAATTTAG
- a CDS encoding DUF2288 domain-containing protein, with the protein MDNKSDQWHALHAETAAIEWKDLERFFARGNLLRVANDLDLVDAAVEMANDNKPVIEQWVAENRLSGVSNDEAKLWSDGNSELWSVIVLPWILVQQRK; encoded by the coding sequence ATGGACAATAAAAGTGATCAGTGGCATGCGTTACATGCCGAAACGGCCGCCATTGAGTGGAAAGATTTAGAACGTTTCTTTGCACGAGGTAATTTGTTGCGTGTTGCAAACGACCTTGACCTCGTGGATGCGGCAGTTGAAATGGCTAATGACAATAAACCTGTCATTGAGCAATGGGTCGCTGAAAACCGTTTATCGGGTGTTTCGAATGACGAAGCCAAGCTATGGTCAGACGGAAATAGTGAGCTTTGGTCCGTCATTGTGTTACCTTGGATTTTAGTTCAGCAACGAAAATAG
- a CDS encoding Crp/Fnr family transcriptional regulator translates to MSVDINLVRSLTMFASASEPLLSAVASTAILKTIPKGQQIAYEGMSSEWFFVVLSGDIRVYKMHESGKEVTLFNITNDESCILTVFSILSQEYYPAFASTQSELTALMIPAASFKKWVDEHSILRDHIFLSLSGRLKDILNTFDDVIFQRMDNRIAKFILDKCPSNGDALNITHEQLSQELGTNRVVVSRILEAFAAEASIALSRGRITLCDKSKLLKK, encoded by the coding sequence ATGAGCGTAGATATTAACTTAGTCAGAAGTTTAACTATGTTTGCATCAGCAAGTGAGCCCCTATTGTCTGCCGTTGCCTCGACCGCGATACTAAAAACAATTCCCAAAGGGCAGCAAATTGCTTATGAGGGCATGAGCAGTGAGTGGTTTTTCGTGGTTTTATCTGGCGATATCCGCGTTTACAAAATGCATGAGTCAGGCAAAGAAGTCACTCTCTTTAACATCACTAATGATGAAAGCTGCATCCTCACGGTTTTCTCCATTTTAAGTCAGGAGTATTACCCTGCATTTGCATCAACACAAAGCGAGCTAACTGCGCTAATGATTCCGGCGGCTTCGTTTAAAAAGTGGGTTGATGAACACAGCATTTTACGCGATCACATTTTTCTTTCGTTATCCGGCCGCCTCAAAGACATTCTTAACACCTTCGATGACGTTATTTTTCAGCGCATGGATAATCGAATCGCCAAGTTTATTTTGGATAAATGCCCAAGTAATGGAGACGCTTTAAACATAACCCACGAACAGCTCAGCCAAGAATTAGGCACCAACCGTGTGGTTGTTAGCCGTATTCTAGAAGCATTTGCTGCCGAAGCTAGCATTGCGCTTAGTCGCGGGCGCATCACCTTATGTGACAAATCTAAACTACTTAAAAAATAA
- a CDS encoding GatB/YqeY domain-containing protein, with protein sequence MSESVNALSLRIREDMKLAMKAKEKEKLKVIRLILAAIKQREVDERIELDDTQVLQLLDKMIKQRRDSIEAFDKAGRDDLSTIEREETLVIQDYLPQQLSESEIEALIDQAISESGAQGMKDMGKVMGILRPQLQGRADVGAASGKIKAKLS encoded by the coding sequence ATGAGTGAATCAGTAAACGCTTTATCGCTTCGTATCCGTGAGGATATGAAGTTAGCAATGAAAGCGAAAGAAAAAGAAAAGCTTAAGGTTATTCGTTTAATTCTTGCTGCTATTAAGCAAAGAGAAGTGGACGAGCGGATAGAGCTGGATGATACGCAAGTTCTCCAGCTGTTAGATAAAATGATTAAACAACGTCGCGACTCGATAGAAGCTTTTGATAAAGCAGGTCGCGACGATTTGTCCACCATTGAGCGGGAAGAAACGCTCGTTATTCAAGATTACTTGCCCCAGCAGCTCAGCGAATCAGAAATTGAAGCGTTGATTGATCAAGCGATTAGCGAATCGGGTGCGCAAGGTATGAAAGATATGGGTAAGGTGATGGGCATTCTCCGTCCGCAACTACAGGGCCGTGCAGATGTTGGCGCCGCCAGTGGAAAAATCAAAGCCAAACTCTCATAA
- a CDS encoding pteridine reductase, with translation MSNIQKIVLITGAARRIGAQMAKTFHEEGYGVVIHYHSSNKEAEELAALLNVQRENSAWSVKADLQSVEQIQRMVNEAVAKAGRLDVLINNASTFYQTPVASANEGEWNDLIGSNLKAPFFVSQAAFSALKEVQGCIVNIVDIYAKRALTNYPIYSTAKAGLYALTKSLAKELAPDVRVNAVSPGVILWPENQSIEESEAIVNRIPLQRQGSPSDIAETALFLAKNANYITGQVIAVDGGKSLL, from the coding sequence GTGTCCAATATTCAGAAAATAGTATTGATTACTGGCGCGGCGCGACGTATTGGCGCGCAAATGGCGAAGACCTTCCACGAAGAAGGTTACGGTGTTGTGATTCACTACCATAGCTCAAACAAGGAAGCAGAAGAGCTTGCCGCGTTACTCAATGTTCAGCGAGAAAATTCCGCCTGGAGCGTTAAGGCAGACCTTCAGTCGGTTGAGCAAATTCAGCGAATGGTTAATGAGGCGGTAGCGAAGGCTGGTCGCTTGGATGTTTTGATAAATAATGCCTCAACTTTTTACCAAACACCGGTAGCCTCTGCGAATGAGGGTGAGTGGAATGACTTAATCGGCAGTAATTTAAAAGCCCCTTTTTTTGTCAGTCAAGCGGCGTTTAGTGCATTAAAAGAAGTACAGGGCTGTATCGTGAATATTGTGGATATTTATGCCAAGCGTGCGTTAACAAATTACCCGATATACAGTACGGCGAAAGCAGGCTTGTATGCCCTAACGAAGTCATTAGCAAAAGAACTGGCGCCAGATGTTAGGGTTAACGCTGTGTCGCCGGGCGTGATTTTGTGGCCAGAAAATCAGTCAATAGAAGAGAGTGAGGCGATTGTTAATCGAATCCCGTTACAGCGGCAAGGTTCCCCAAGTGATATTGCTGAAACGGCTTTGTTTTTGGCAAAAAACGCGAACTATATTACAGGCCAAGTCATAGCGGTGGATGGCGGCAAGAGCCTGCTTTAG
- a CDS encoding DUF2892 domain-containing protein produces the protein MNANVGGLDKILRIVVGLGVIGWGVATQNYWGAVGLVPLATALINWCPAYLPFGISSAKKADS, from the coding sequence ATGAATGCAAATGTAGGTGGTTTAGATAAGATTTTAAGAATTGTCGTCGGCCTTGGTGTCATCGGCTGGGGTGTTGCAACACAAAATTATTGGGGCGCTGTGGGTTTAGTGCCTTTAGCTACAGCACTTATTAACTGGTGCCCTGCTTATCTCCCATTCGGCATTAGCTCGGCCAAAAAAGCTGATTCATAG